A segment of the Limnochordia bacterium genome:
GGGTATCCCGGGGCCGCATTCTTGATTTTTTACATGAAGAACCATTTTATAAGGTACGGGCCTACGCACTGGAACCTGATGTGATTAAGACTAGAGAAGTGGAGGCTTTAATGCGTACCGCGGTAACCAAGTTTGAGCAGTATGTTAAACTAAGTCGCTCCATGCCTGGGGAGATCCTCGCCACCGTAAACACTGTGGAGGGTCCAAGCAGGCTTGCGGATACAATCGCTTCCCAGATGATTCTGCCTGTGGAGAAGAAGCAGTTAGTTCTTGAGAGCATTGATGTTGAAGAACGTCTGCAGCTTCTATGCACGTTGTTGACCAAGGAAATGGATATTATGCAGTTGGAGAAGAAAATCCATCTGCGGGTCCGCAAACAGATCGAGAAATCCCAGAAGGAATACTATCTACGAGAACAGATTAAGGCGATTGAAAAGGAACTTGGAGAGGATCAAGACAGCAATCCTGAGATTAGGGAGTATAGACAGAAGATTGCTGAGGCCCAGATGCCCGACGAGGCAGAGAAAAAGGCCCTCTACGAGCTAGAACGATTGTATAAGATGCCGCCGATGGTGGCTGAAGCAACAGTGATCAGGAATTATCTCGATTGGTTAGTAGCCATACCTTGGTCCTTTAAGACCGAAGATCGACTGGATCTTGACTACGCGGCGAAGGTGCTGGATGAGGACCATTTTGGCTTAGAGACAGTCAAGGAGAGAATCCTAGAGTTTTTGGCGGTGCGCCATTTGACGGGCAAAGTCAAGGGTCCCATTTTGTGCTTGGCCGGGCCACCGGGGGTGGGTAAAACCTCCCTGGGTAAATCCATTGCCCGGGCCATGGGCAGACGTTTTCATCGGTTCTCCCTGGGTGGTGTTCGGGACGAAGCGGAGATTCGCGGTCACCGACGGACCTATGTGGGAGCAATGCCAGGCAAGATTATCCAAGTGATGCGCCGGGTTGAGGCAGTGAATCCAGTAGTGCTTTTGGATGAGGTAGACAAGATGACTTCGGATTTCCGTGGAGATCCTGCCTCGGCACTACTTGAAGTGCTAGATTCTGAACAAAACGATACTTTCCAAGATCACTATCTGGAAGTACCCTATGATCTTTCGGAGGTTTTATTTATTACGACGGCAAACGTCCTAAGCGATATTCCACCGGCTCTGCGGGATCGTATGGAAATCATCGAGATCCCAGGGTATACAGAGTATGAAAAACTAGAGATCGCCAAAAGGCATTTGGTGCCAAAGCAGATGGCTATCCATGGGATCAAGAAGAAACAACTTGGGTTTTCCGACGCAGCAATCAGCAAGATTATCAACGGGTATACTAGGGAGAGCGGAGTACGTAGTCTTGAACGCCAGATTGCTTCCCTTTGTCGGAAGACCGCTAAGGAGTTTGTCCAAAGTGGGAAGAAGCAGATTAGCATTTCCATGCGTAATTTGGAGAAATATCTAGGTTCGCCCCAATACTATGAATGGCAAGGCGAAAAAGAAGACCGGATTGGGTTGGTCAATGGTCTTGCCTA
Coding sequences within it:
- the lon gene encoding endopeptidase La gives rise to the protein MLVFPHTVTPLDVGRTRSIKALEEAMIRERTVILASQRHVEEAEPEPADIYRIGTVAEVKQLLKMPEGQLRVLVEGVSRGRILDFLHEEPFYKVRAYALEPDVIKTREVEALMRTAVTKFEQYVKLSRSMPGEILATVNTVEGPSRLADTIASQMILPVEKKQLVLESIDVEERLQLLCTLLTKEMDIMQLEKKIHLRVRKQIEKSQKEYYLREQIKAIEKELGEDQDSNPEIREYRQKIAEAQMPDEAEKKALYELERLYKMPPMVAEATVIRNYLDWLVAIPWSFKTEDRLDLDYAAKVLDEDHFGLETVKERILEFLAVRHLTGKVKGPILCLAGPPGVGKTSLGKSIARAMGRRFHRFSLGGVRDEAEIRGHRRTYVGAMPGKIIQVMRRVEAVNPVVLLDEVDKMTSDFRGDPASALLEVLDSEQNDTFQDHYLEVPYDLSEVLFITTANVLSDIPPALRDRMEIIEIPGYTEYEKLEIAKRHLVPKQMAIHGIKKKQLGFSDAAISKIINGYTRESGVRSLERQIASLCRKTAKEFVQSGKKQISISMRNLEKYLGSPQYYEWQGEKEDRIGLVNGLAYTQYGGDVLSIEVVVVPGKGKLVLTGKLGDVMKESAQAAFSYVRSKAVELSIPPNFYEDYDIHVHVPEGAIPKDGPSAGITIAVALASALTGRYVHRDVAMTGELTLRGRVLPIGGLKEKLLAAQRAGMRKVIIPEANKKDLEEIPDLIKEKLEIITVKHMDRVLDVALVPKALEEDLPSEDAIEYLPAVERKTWPDAVHGSTQ